In Deltaproteobacteria bacterium HGW-Deltaproteobacteria-6, the genomic stretch CATCATGCATCAAAGGGCAATCCCGGTCATTCCAGACTGCTTGCGGCGCCGGGCAAGCACGCCCTGCCCCAGTCAACCAGGCTGTCGGAAAGCTCAGGCATTCGTTTGAATATGGCTGAGAACATGGATCGCCAGGATGCGGAATTTGACAGGTATTGACGGACAGGGAATCAAAGTGAACGGCTGCTGTCTTTTATGAAAGCCATCGCTCATCGGAGCGCCGCAAAAGCGGTCGGAAGGGAGAAGAAGAGATGACAACATCCAAAATAACCGAAGTTCGGCAGTATTTGACCTTTAAACTGAATGAAGAGATCTTTGCTCTGGATGTGGGATCGGTCCGGGAAATACTGGATTACACCAATATCACCAAGGTGCCGCAAACACCGGAGTTTATGAAGGGCGTCATCAACCTGCGGGGCGCCGTTGTCCCGGTTGTCGATATGCGGCTGAAATTCAACATGCCGGCGCAGGAGCGGACGGTAGACAGTTGCATCATCGTGGTGGAAATAACCATTGACAGCGAACAAACCGTGCTGGGCGCTCTCGTCGATTCCGTTCAGGAGGTCTTTGAGATGGAACCCGGCCAGATCGAACCTGCGCCCAGAATCGGCACAAAGCTGAACACCGACTTCATTCTGGGCATGGGAAAACGCGATGATCGCTTTGTCATCATTCTGGATATCGATAAAGTCTTTTCCCTGGAAGAGATGAATATCGTAAGCGCGATGAGAGGTGAAGCCGTCTGATCGCATAAGTCAACCACACAATCCGCTCCCCTGCCTCCCGCTGAAAGTCGTTCCCTCCTCTCCTTTTTCTTTCAGCGGGAGTCGTCCTTCGGGCATCAGCAAACCGCGGTGAGGGAGAGCCAAGGAAATGAATATTGCAGGAAACAGGACAGGACATAGCGGTCAGGGAAATGACCGACTCGGAATTCTTCCGCATCGGCGAGTTTATTCAGAAGCAATGCGGCATCAAAATGCCGTTGTCCAAGAAAATCATGGTTCAGGGAC encodes the following:
- a CDS encoding chemotaxis protein CheW, whose translation is MTTSKITEVRQYLTFKLNEEIFALDVGSVREILDYTNITKVPQTPEFMKGVINLRGAVVPVVDMRLKFNMPAQERTVDSCIIVVEITIDSEQTVLGALVDSVQEVFEMEPGQIEPAPRIGTKLNTDFILGMGKRDDRFVIILDIDKVFSLEEMNIVSAMRGEAV